The genomic DNA GACAGCGACAGCGAACCGTCACGGTCCACGACCGCGCGGCGCCCGGGGTCGACGAGGACGAGGTTCGCGGGCTCGCCGACGGCGAGCGGACGGCCCTGCCCGGTCAGCCGGGCGATGTGCGCCGGCACCGACGACATCCGGGTCGCGACGTCGGCCCAGCCGAGCGAACCCGGCCGGACCATCGTCTCCACGACCACGGCGAGCGCGGTCTCGAGCCCGAGCATGCCGAAGGCGGCGTCGACGAAGGCGTGCTCCTTGTCGTGGCGGGCGTGCGGCGCGTGGTCGGTCCCGACCGCGTCGATGGTCCCGTCGGTCAGCGCGCCGCGTAGCGCGGCGACGTCCTCGGTGCTGCGCAGCGGCGGGTTGACCTTGTACGTCGGGTCGTAGCCGAGCAGCTCGTCGACGGTGAGCAGCAGGTGGTGCGGCGTCACCTCGGCGGTGACGGGGACGCCGCGGCCCTTGGCCCAGCGCAGCACGTCGACGGTCTCGGCGGTGGACACGTGGCAGACGTGCAGCCGGGACCCGGTCAGCTCGGCCAGCTGGACGTCGCGCGCCACGATCCCGGCCTCGGCGACCGCGGGCCAGCCCGGCAGGCCGAGCCGGCCGGAGGTCTCGCCCTCGTCGCAGCAGGCGTCGCGGCCGGCGAGCCCGGGGTCCTGCGCGTGCTGGGCGACGACCCCGTCGAAGGCGCGGACGTACTCCAGCGCCCGGCGCATCAGCCGGGCGTCGGATACGCAGTGCCCGTCGTCGGAGAAGACCCGGGTCCGCGCCGTCGAGCGGGCCATCAGGCCGAGCTCGGCGAGCTCCTCGCCGGCCAGGCCCTTGCTGACGGCCCCGACGGGCACGACCTCGGCCGAGCCGACCCGGGCGGCGAGCGCGGCGAGGTGCTCGGCGGCGTCGGCGGTGTCGGTCACGGGGTTGGTGTTGGCCATGGCCAGGACGGCGGTGTAGCCGCCGCGGGCGGCCGCGCGCGTGCCGGACTCGACCGTCTCCGCGTCCTCGCGGCCCGGCTCGCGCAGGTGCGTGTGCAGGTCGACCAGGCCCGGCAGCGCGACGAGCCCCTGGGCGTCGACGCGGAGGGCGTCGCCGTGGGCGTCGCCCGGGTCCGCGAACCGTCCGTCACGGACCAGGAGGTCGCCAGGACCACCCCCGGCCAGGTCGGCCCCGAGCACGAGGACGTCGCGCCCCTGCCCCTCGTCCTGCGTCACCGCACCGCTCCTGTCGTGTCGCCGGCGTCGTCCTGCCCGCCGAGCAGCTGGTAGAGCACGCTCATCCGCACCGCCACGCCGGCCGCGACCTGGTCGAGGACCAGCGAACCCGCCGAGTCGGCCGCGTCGGCCGAGATCTCCAGGCCGCGGTTCATCGGGCCCGGGTGGCAGATCGGCGTCCCGGGGCGCAGCAGCCCCAGGCGCGTGCGCGTCAGCCCGTAGCCGACCGTGTACTCCCGTGGGGTGGGGAAGTAGCCGCCCGACATCCGCTCGCGCTGGACGCGCAGCATCATCACGGCGTCGACGTCGGGCAGCACCGCGTCCAGGTCGTGGCTGACCTCCACCGGCCAGGTGCCCACGCCCGACGGCAGCAGCGTCGGCGGGGCGACGAGCACGACCTCCGCCCCGAGCGTGGTCAGCAGGAGGACGTTGCTGCGCGCGACGCGGGAGTGCGTGATGTCGCCGACCACCGCGACCCGCCGACCGGCCAGCGCGTCGGACCGGCCGGGGTCCTGGGCGCGGAAGTGCCGCCGCAGGGTGAAGGCGTCGAGCAGCGCCTGCGTCGGGTGCTCGTGGGTGCCGTCGCCGGCGTTGACGACGTGCACCCCGAGGCCCTGCGCGGCGAACCAGCGCGCCACCTGCAGCGGGGCGCCGCTGGCCATGTGCCGCACGACCATGGCGTCGATGCCCATCGAGGCGACGGTCAGCACCGTGTCGCGCAGGGACTCGCCCTTGGAGGCCGACGAGCCCTTGGCGCTGATGTTGATCACGTCGGCGGAGAGCCACTTGCCGGCCAGCTCGAAGGAGCTGCGGGTGCGCGTCGAGTCCTCGAAGAACAGGTTGACCACGGTGCGGCCGCGCAGCGCCGGCAGCTTCTTCACCGGGCGGCTCTGGACGAGCGCCATCTGCTCGGCGAGGTCGAGGATCTCAGCGACCTCGGCCGCCTCGAGGTCGGCGGCGGACAGCAGGTGGCGCATCAGTCCTCGTCCCCTTCCGTGGAGCCGGTCGTGTCCGGGGAGCCCGGCTCGGCGTACGCGTCCTCGGGGCCGGCCTCGGGCAGCCCGGCCGGGGCCGAGATCGTCACCTCGCTGGTGCCGTCGACCTCCTCCAGGCGCACGGACACCCGCTCGCCCGAGCGCGTCGGCAGGTTCTTGCCCACGTGGTCGGCGCGGATCGGGAGCTCGCGGTGCCCGCGGTCGACCAGGACCGCCAGTCGTACGGCGCGGGGACGGCCGAGGTCGCCCAGGGCGTCCAGCGCCGCGCGGACCGTGCGGCCGGAGAAGAGCACGTCGTCGACGAGCACGACCACGGCGCCGTCGACCGGGACCGGCACCTCGGTGCGCCCGACCGCCCGGGTGGGCTGGCGGCGCAGGTCGTCGCGGTACATGGTCACGTCCAGCGAACCCACCGGCACCGGGCGCTCGAGGCCCGGCTCGGCCTCGGCGATGGCCCGGCCGAGGCGCCGGGCGAGCGGCACGCCGCGGGTCTGGATCCCCAGCAGCACCAGCCCGGCCGCGCCGCGGTTGGCCTCGAGCACCTCGTGGGCCATGCGCGCGCAGGCCCTGGTGATCTGCTCGACGTCGAGGACCGTACGGCTCGTCGCACGGGGGTCGTCGGGCTCCGTCAGGGACACGCCCGCACTCCTCCAGTCGTCCGCCCGCTCCGGGCCCGTGGCCGGCCCAGCGGGCCGCCGACCCCGCTCTGACCAGGGGTCGCGTCGTCGTCGTGGGCCGCCGGATACCGTTGGTCCATGACGGTGAGCATGCTAGTGCCTCTCGACACGACCCTGTTCGGCTGGCCGGAGGTGCCGCCCACCTCCCCGCTGCAGGAGCTGGGCCTGCTCGTGGGCATCCCCCTCGTGGTGATCCTCATCGTGTTCGCGGTGTCCAAGGGCAACAAGGTCATGCAGGAGTCCCGGCGCGGGCCCGGTCCGCACGAGGACGACCCGGTCTGGATGGGCGGGCGCGCCCGCTCGATCATGGGCGGTGCCGACGACGAGCTGCCGGCCATCGCCGAGGGCGAGCGCCGCGAGCTCGAGGCGTCGCCCAGGACGGCCGGGCCGGCCACGGCCGAGGCGGACGCCGGGGGTGCCAGTGCCCGCTGGTGACGAGCTCACCCCGGACGCCGACCGCCGGCTCCGGCGGGCGGTCGAGATCGCCGAGGACGCGTCCGGGCTGCGCTTCTCCCTCTACGTCGGGCCGGCGGAGGAGGACGCCCGGGCGTTCGCGCTGCAGGTGCACGGCTCCCTGGAGGACCCGTCCGAGACGGTCCTCGTCCTCTGCGACCCCGACCTCCGGGTCCTCGAGGTGGTGACCGGCCCGGGCGCCAAGCGGGCGCTCTCCGACCGCGACTGCGCGCTGGCGGCCGCGTCGATGCGCTCGTCCTTCGTGGCCGGCGACATCGTCGGCGGCCTCTCGCACGGCATCACCCAGATGGGGGAGGCGGCCCGTCGGCCGCAGACCCTGCACGCCCGCACCGACGACGACTAGGCCCACGCGCGCGAGGCGTGGCGGCTCAGACGTAGGGCCGCCACAGGTGCACGGTCGCGTAGCTGCGGAACGGTGACCAGGCCTCCGTCGTCGTGATCCCGCGGGCCTCGAGCTGGCGGCGCACCGCGAGGTCGGTGCCGAGCAGGACGTCGCGCTCGCCGAGCGCCCGCAGCCCGACGACGTCCGCCGTCCACGGGCCGATGCCCGGCAGCGCGATCAGCGACCGGCGCAGCTCCGGCCAGCCGCGCTCCGGGTCCAGGACCAGCGACCCCGAGGCCAGGGCCGCGGCCAGCCCGACCAGGGCGCGGCCCCGGGCCCGGGGCATCGGGAGCGTCTCGGGGTCGGCCGCGGCCAGCGCGTTCGTCGTGGGGAAGAGCCACGCGACGCCGGAGGCGTCCGGTGCCTCGAGCCGCTCCCCGTACGCCTCGGTCAGCTTGGCCGAGCAGCGGGCGGCCGCGGCCATCGAGATCTGCTGGCTGACCAGCGCCTGGACCGCGGCCTCGGCCACGTCCGTCGCCCCGGGCAGGCGCAGCCCGGGGCTGCTCGCCACGTCGGGCGCCAGGTGCTCGTCAGCGCCGAGCCGCGCCCCGATCTCCGCGACCGCGGCGTCGGCGTCGACGAGACGACGGGTCCGGCGCTCGGCGTCCTCCTCGTCCGCCGGGTCGCCCGAGAAGGCGAAGCCGAGCACCGAACCGTCCCAGCGCACCCGCACCAGGCCGGGGCCGTGCGCGAGCCGCATCGAGCGGGCCAGCGTGCAGACCCCGTCGACCTCGGTGTGCGCCTCGACCCCCGGGACCGCGAAGCGGCGCAGGAAGGCGAAGAGCGTCGCGCCGTCGAAGGGTGTCGTCGTCGCGAGGGTGCGGTACGCGACCGGCTGCGAGCGGTCCGTGCCGGCGGAGGGTGCCACGTGCTACGGGCGCCCCGCCGCCTGCTGGCAGCGGAGCGAGCGCAGGGAGTCGTCGCGCCGCTCGCGCACGATCCGGCTGACCGAGGCCGACAGGTCGACCTCGCCCAGCCACGCGTCGAGGCGGGCCAGGAAGCCCTCCCGGTCGGCGGGCAGGGGGAAGAGGCCGCGGACCGCACTCGTCCGCAGCACCGCGCCCTTGCTCTGCCAGACCCCGCCGAGCGCGGAGGCCTCCTCGACCATCGCCAGGTAGCGCTCGACGTAGGGCGCGAGCACCTCGTCCTGGCCGCGCTGCACGAAGGACGCGCAGATCGCGGACTGGACGCTGTTGGTGACCTCGTCGCTCTCGCAGGCCAGGCGCCACGCCTCGGCCTTGGCCTCGGGCGTCGGTCGGGCGGCCCGGGCGCCCGCGGCCAGCTCGGCGCCGGTGTTGGAGTTGTCGCGGGCCTGCTCGGCGTCGATGGCCGCGCCGTCGAGCCGCCCGAGCCGGGCCAGCTGGCCGACCAGCAGCCAGCGGAGGTCACGGTCGACGACGAGCCCCTCGGGCACGTCGCGACCCTCGAGCCACCCGGCGACGACGTCGGAGCCCCAGCCCGGGTTGGCCGCCGCGGCGAAGGAGCGGGTGAAGGCGAGCTGCTCGTCCGAGCCCGCCCCGGCCGCCTTCAGGAGAGCGAACAGCCCCGCCTCGAGGCGGCCCTGCACCTCGGCGCGCTCGCCCAGCCCGGTGTAGGAGTTCGCGGCGAGCGCGGCCTGGGCGAGGACCAGCCGCAGCTGGGTCGGGACCGTCTCGACGGCCGCGGTCCGCAGCACCACGTCGACGTAGTCGCGTGCCGGCAGCTCGGCGTCGCGGCAGGAGTCCCACAGGGACGCCCACACGACGGCCCGCGCGAGCGGGTCGCCGACCTCCGGCAGGTGCTCGACCGCCGCACCGCGGGAGCGCTCGTCCAGGCGGACCTTGGCGAAGGTGAGGTCCCCGTCGTTGGGCAGCAGGAGCGCGGGGAGGGGGCGCCCGACCAGGTCCGGCACCGGCGTGCGGCTGCCCTGGACGTCGAGCTCGACCCGGTCGGTCCGCGTGAGCCGGCCGTCCACGAGGCCGTACGCGCCGACGGCGAGACGGTGCGGGCGCAGCGTGTCGTGCTCCGGCGGAGCCGTCTGCACGACGTCGAGGGCGGTGACCGTGCCCGCCTCGTCGGTCTCGACCTCGAGCGCGATGGTGTTGACGCCCGCGGTCTCCAGCCACGCCTTGCTCCACGCGGTGAGGTCGCGTCCCGAGGGCGGCTCGAGCGCCCGCAGCAGGTCGGCCAGGCTCGTGTTGCCGTACGCGTGCTCGGCGAAGTAGTCGCGGGCGCCGGAGAGGAACGCGTCCCGCCCGACGAAGGCCACGAGCTGGGCGAGCACGGAGGCGCCCTTGCCGTAGGTGATCTGGTCGAAGTTCGTGCTGACCGCCTCGAGGTCGACGATGTCGGCGGAGATCGGGTGCGTGGAGGGCAGCTGGTCGGCCCGGATCGCGCCGGTCTTGGAGCCCGCGCTGAACGTCGCCCAGCTGGTCGCCGGGTCGCCGGTGATCGCCTCGGCGGCGAAGTTGGAGCACCAGGTGGCGAAGGACTCCTTCAGCCACAGGTCGTCCCACCAGCGCATGGTCACCAGGTCGCCGAACCACATGTGCGCGAGCTCGTGCAGGATCACCTCGCGCCGGTAGTCGCGGGAGGCCTGCGTGACCCGGCTGCGGAAGACGTACTCGTCGCGGAAGGTGACGAGCCCGACGTTCTCCATCGCGCCCGCGTTGTACTCCGGCACGAAGGCCTGGTCGTACTTGCCGAAGGGGTAGGCCAGCCCGAAGCTGGCCTCGAAGACGTCGAAGCCGCCCTGGGTGACCTCGAGGATCGCCTCGGGGTCGAGGCTGTCGACGAGCGAGCGGCGGCAGATGATGTTCGCCGCGACCGGCCCGGCCGTGCTGGTGAGCTGGCCCTCGACGACGGCGTAGTCGCCCGCCAGCAGCGAGGTGAGGTAGGTCGAGACCGGCTTGGTCTCGGCGAACGTGGTGAGCGTGAGGTCGGCGTCGTCCGCGTCGGGCGTCTGGGACACGACCGCCCCGCCGGAGACGACGGTCCACGACGACGGTGCCAGCACCGAGAAGGAGAACCGCGCCTTGAGGTCGGGCTGCTCGAAGCAGGCGAAGACCCGGCGGGCGTCGGCCGGCTCGAACTGGGTGTAGAGGCAGACCGCGCCGTCCGCCGGGTCGACGAAGCGGTGCAGCCCGTCGCCGCTGCGGCTGTAGCGCACGACCGCGTCCACGACCAGCTCGTGCTCGCCAGGGGTGACGTCGAAGGGCAGCCGCGAGTCCACGAACCTGGCCGGGTCGAGGGCGACGCCGTCGAGGGAGGCCGAGCGCACGTGGTCGGCGATCAGGTCGACGTGCAGCGAACCCGCCTCGCGGGCGGTCAGGCGGATCGTCGTGGTGCTCGTGAAGAGCCGGGTGGCGTCCTCGACCTCGCGACCGGAGAGGTCGACGTGCACCGCGTACGTGTCGGTGCCGATGAGCGCCGAGCGCGCCTGCGCCTCGGCCCTGGTCAGGTTGTCGGGGAACATGCGGCCGATCCTTCCACGACGCCCGTACGCGGTCGGTGGCCGATGGCGGTCGGTGCCTAGGCTTGGGCCATGGCGAAGCCGACCAAGCAGAAGAGCAAGCAGACGGACGCCAGGACCGAGATCGAGGCCCTGGGCAAGCAGACCCGCAAGGCGTTCGACGCCCTCGTCGCCGAGGTGCGCCAGCTGGGCGAGGAGGTGCGGGCGCGCACCGCCGACGCGACCAGCCAGGTGGCGGGCCGGGTCGCCGGCCAGGCGGGGGACCAGGCGGTGCAGACCGTCGACTTCTGGTTCGACCCGATCTGCCCGTGGGCGTGGATGACCTCGCGCTGGATGCTCGAGGTCGAGCAGGTCCGCCCCGTGAAGACGGTCTTCCACGTGATGAGCCTCTCGGTGCTCAACGCCGGGCGTGACCTGCCCGACGGCTACCGCGAGATGCTCGACCTCGGCTGGGCCCCCGTCCGCGTCGCGATCGCCGTGGAGGAGCGGTACGGCCAGGAGCAGCTGCGCGCCTTCTACACCGCCGTCGGCACCCGGATCCACAACCAGCAGCAGGGCTTCGGCCGCGACACCCTCGAGGCCGCGCTGCGCGAGGTCGGACTGCCCGCCGAGCTCGCCGACGCCGGCGACGTCGGCGACAACGACGAGGCCCTGCGCGCCTCGCACCACCAGGGCATGGACCCGGTCGGCCAGGACGTCGGCACGCCGGTCATCCACGTCGGCGACGTCGCCTTCTTCGGCCCTGTCATGTCGCCCGCGCCCAAGGGCGAGGAGGCCGGCCGCGTGTACGACGGCGTGCTCGCGCTCGCCTCGTACCCGGGCTTCTTCGAGCTCAAGCGCACCCGCACGGTCGACCCGATCTTCGACTGAGCCCGCCGCGGCGAGCCTCCGCTACACCTCGACGAGGTGGCGCGGGGGCTCGCGGTAGAGGGGGTAGAGCGGCCCGACCACGCGCTCGGCCGCCGCGTAGGAGAACCAGGCGGGACCGCCGAGCCGCTCCTCGGCCTTGGCCGTGAGGACGACGCGGTCCGGGTGGCTCTCGGTCGGTCCGTCGCCCAGGCGGACCAGCCCCAGGTCGGTGGTGAGGAGGTCGGCGACGCCGGCCTCGCCGATTCGGCCGTAGGACATCGTCTCGACCTCGAGGCCGCCCACGAGGACCTTGGCCACGTGCACCTCACCCACCCGCGTGGTCGCCGCGAGGACGTCGTGGCCGGCCAGGGTCGCGAGCAGGCCGGTGAGGGTCCCGTCGGCGGCGTCGCCGGCCGGCACCTCGATCGCGTCCCGGCCGACCGTGCGTGAGCGGTCGGGCGCGGTCAGCTCGCGCAGCCGCTGTGCGCCCAGGTCGTGCCACGCCCGCATGGCGCTGACGGCCCGGGGCTCGCCGGTCGCCCCGCCGCGCTCGACCGCGGCCCAGTAGTCGGGGTCGGCGACGGCCCTCGCGGCCGCCCGGTCGCCGAAGCAGAACGCCTTGCGGGCGCGCGAGTTCGCGTGCTCGAGCAGGGCCTTGAGCAGGCTGCGCTCGACCGACTCCTCGGCCGCCTCGCCGCAGGCGGTGAGGCGGATCGGCGAGGAGTCGTCGTGGTCGACGCCCATGACGTAGGTCGAGCAGGCGCCGAAGGACGTCGCGGCGTGCTTGAAGACCGCCTCGACGCCCTCGGCCGCGAAGCGCGCGGCCAGCGCCGCCACCTCGCCGTCCGGGTCGAGCCCGCTCGGGTCGATCTCGGGCGAGCGGAGGTCCAGCGCCCGGAACCGCAGCCCGTTCGTGTGGCGCTGCAGGATCTCGAGGATCCCGTGGCGGACGGGGCGCTCCGCGTCGAGGCCCGCGCCGAGCCCGTTCGTCACCGGCGTGACCAGGGCGGGGGAGCCGGCGTCGTCGCGCTCGGCCGGGTCGCTGGCGACGAGGTCGAGCGGGGCCCAGACCTCCTCCCCGGTCCGCACGCGGACGACCGGCACCCAGGTGATCGGCGTCGCGGGCGTCCACGGCGAGCCGGCGGGCAGGCAGAGCGTCGCCGGGTCGGCGACCCGGTCGACGCCCTCGCGCCGGACGAGCTCCTCGAACGACCCGCGGACGGCCCGGGCGTGCAGGCTCCGCACGTGGTCACCCGCCAGGACGCCCTCGGCGAGCTCGCCGAGCCCACTGAGCCGGGCGTCCTCGCTCGTCAGCCCGTAGCCGTTGCCGTTCATGGCGAGCCGGCCGTCGACGATCAGCGAGCAGCTCGTCACCGGGACGCCGAGGTGGTCGAGGGCGGAGATGTCGAAGTCGACGACCTGGCCGCCGCGGCCCAGCACCTCCCCGTACGCCGTCACCGCGTCGGACGCACCCTGCTCGAGCACCTGGTCCCCCTCGTCTGCGTGCTGCTTGACTGTCGGCCTCACCACCACGCACGACGCGAGAGGCAGGGTCCACAGTGCAGCACGGCGACGTCAGCCACGCGGGCGACGGCGCCCGCCTGCGCGACCTGATCCTCGCGCAGACCCACCGCGGCGCCGGCGTCCCGGTGCTGCTGCGCACCGCGCCGGCCGGTCCCGAGGAGGCCGAGCCGTACGGCGCCGCGGCCTACCAGGTGCAGGTCGACCTGGCGGCCCGGATGCTCGACGGAGAGGACCTCGGTACGCCGGAGCCGGGCAGCCTGGCGGCGCGGCTGCTCGAGCGGCCGCTGCTGGCCCTGAACTTCCACCGGATCCGCGGGCGCAACCAGGAGGTCGTGCGCGAGCAGCTGCGCCGCGCCGCCGCCCTGGGCTCGAGCTTCGACCTGGACGCGCCCGAGCAGCAGGTCGGCGAGGTCCGCGTGCTCGTCGGCTTCTACGACGGCTTCGCCCGGACCGCGGAGTTCGCCGCCGAGCTGTCGCGCTCGCTCGGGCTGCGGGCTGTGTTCCTGCCGATCTTCCACGCGCCCACGTCGGGCCGCCTGCTCACCGACGCCCAGCTCGGCGAGATCGCGACCGCCCACGAGGTCGGGGTGCACACCACCCGCCACGTCGCGGCGGCCGAGGTCGACGAGGCGACCGTCGGACCCGAGGTGGTGGAACCCTTCCGCCGCATCGAGCGGGCCACGGGCCGGGCCCCGCGCATCGCCGCGTGGCGTGGCGGGACGCGCTTCGACGGCTCGCTGCTGGGCAACCGGACGCTGGTCGAGCTCGGCGTGACCCACCTCGTCTCGAACTGGTCGGTTGAGAGGATCTGAGGCAGCCGAGGCGCGCTCGAGCCCTTCGGGACCGCCCCCGGGGGCTCTGCGAGACTGCAGCCATGCGCGTTCACATCGGCAGCGACCACGCGGGCTTCGAGCTGAAGGGGCACCTGGTCGAGGCGCTGCGGGGCGACGGCCACGAGGTCGTCGACCACGGCCCGGTCGAGTACGACGCCGAGGACGACTACCCGATCTTCTGCATCCCCACGGCCGAGGCCGTCGTCAAGGACCCGGGCTCGCTCGGCATCGTCATCGGCGGCTCGGGCAACGGCGAGCAGATCGCGGCGAACAAGGTCCAGGGGGTGCGCTCCGCGCTGGTCTACGACCAGGACACGGCCTCGCTCGGCCGCCAGCACAACGACGCCAACGTCATGGGCATCGGTGCCCGCATGCACAGCGAGGAGGAGGCCGTCGCGCTGGCGCGCACCTTCCTCTCGACGCCGTTCAGCGGTGAGGAGCGGCACGCGCGCCGCATCGCGCTGCTGGCCCGCTACGAGGTGATGAGCCGGGCCGCCCAGCAGGACGACCAGGACGGCACCGCGGACGAGGGCGTCTAGCGGGCGTACGCCCGCGCGCGCCGTCCGTCGACGCGGGCGAGCAGGCTGTCGACGACCTCGGCGGCCTCGAGCTCGTCGGCCATCGTGGGCCGCGAGACGTCTCGGGCCCGCATGGCCCGGTCGAGGGTCACGAGGCCGGAGGCTCCGTCCCGGCCGAAGTCCCGGGGGAACAGGTCCCGGTCGGCGTGGGGGTGGTGGGCTCGACGCCCGTGGTCACTCGGCACATGATCCACGCTAGGAGCGCGGGACGGCCCAGCCGAGGGCGGACACGCAAGCGTTATCGAGCCGCGATGATTCGCCACGCGTGCGAAACCGGTGGACCTCCACGAGCCTGGCGGTCCTGAGGCAGGAGGGACGTGAGAGATGTCAGAGCACGCTGAGGCGGATGTGGTGCTGGAGGCTCCGGGGCTGCTGCTCCGCGTCGGACCTTCCGGCTCGGTCGAGGCCACCGACGTGGTGTCGGGCGTGGCATGGCTCGTCGACGCCGGCGTCCTGGAGGTGGCCGCCGCCACCGGTCCGCTCGCGCTGGGGAGCCCGCAGGTGCGCGCCGACGCCGACGAGGTCGAGGTCGAGGTCGGCGGGGACGGGCTCAGGGCGCTCGTGCGGCACGCGGTCGACGACGCGTGGACCGTGCGGGTCGTGCTCGCGAACGAGTCCGACGTCGCGCTGGAGCTGACCGGCGTACGCCTGAGGTGGCGGCCCGCGCCGGGTGCGGTCGCCACGGCGCTGGCGGCCGGGGCGGTCGGGGCGTACGCGGTGCAGCCCGCCTCGGGGTCGGGTCGGCTGCTCGTCGGGCGGCTCCGGGCCGGGGTCCAGACCGGGGTCGACGAGGACGGGCTGCTGCTCGGGCCGCTGACCCTGCCACCCGGTCACCGCGCGGCCGTGCAGTGGCGGTGGGAGGTGCTGGCGGAGCCGCGCCTGGTCGACCGGTCGGCGCTGCCGGCGACGCCGTGGCTGGAGCTCGGCCAGTCGGTCGTCCTGCCCGCCGGTCCGGACGTCGCGGTCGTGGCGCCGGGCCTGCACGTCGAGGTCGGGGAGGACGCCGTGCGGGTCGAGGCCTTCGAGCCCGGTCCGGCCACGGTCGAGCTGCGCGGCGTGCGCGGGACGACCACCCACCGCCTCGTCTGGGCCCCGGACCTCGACGACCTCCTGGACTCCGAGGCTGCGGCTCTCCTGGCCGGGCCCACCACGCCGTCGGGGACGGTGCGGCTGCCGGGAGCAGCGGCCGCCCTGGTGGTGCAGGACGCCCTGCGCCGGGGCGGGGCGGGGAGCGGCGACGTGGCCGCCGAGGCGCTCGAGCTGGCCACCGGGCTGCTCGTCGAGCAGCTCGACGAGCACCCGACGGGCGCGGCAGCCGTCGATCCGCTGGCGCTCGCCCTCCTGGCCCGCGAGGCCGACCGCGTCGCCGGGCCCACGGCGCGGGCGACGCTCGACGCCGCCACCCGTGGCCTGCGGGGCGTCGCCCTGCCCGCGCCGGGCGTCGGCCTGGCCGGTGTCGCCCTCGCCCTCGCCCGGCTGCGGTCCGGCGAGGACCCGGCACCGGCGGTGGACCACCTCGCCGGCCTCCTCCGGGCCTCGAGCCCCGCCTCGGACGCCGGGCTGGAGCTCGCCGTGCTGCTGCGGCCCGGCCAGGTCACCCCGGAGGCCCTGGTCGCGGGGTTGCGCCGCCTCGGCGCGGCGCTCGGCGCAGGGCTCCCCGGGCGGTCGGTCCCGCCGACCGGGCTCGAGCGGCTGGCCCTGGCGTCGGCCGTCCTCGGCCTCGTGGACGAGGCCACGGGTGAGCGGCTGCGCGGGGTCTGGGGCACCGGGGCGGCGGAGGTCGCGCGGCGGGCGTCGGCCCAGGTGCGCGCCCGCGTGGCCGAGCGACCCGGGGGAGCGGCCGCGGGGCGCGCGCTGGCGTGGCTGGTCCTGGGCGGCACCCCCGCCTGAGCACGCGCTGGGCGGCGTACGGCTCCGAGGAGATGGCGCGGGAACTCACGGCGTGCCGGTGCCGTCTGCCACAGTGTGAGCGTGACGAGCACGACCGTCGGACCCCCCGCCGCCGGGCCTCAGGGCACCGTCGGCGAGCGGCCGGCTGCGGGCTCCGGCCGGTCCGGCTCGGTCCGCGGCACCCCCCGGATGCCGCGGCTGCCGCAGCTGGTGTCGCGGCTGTGCTTCCTCGCCGCCGTCGTGGTCGTGCTGGGCACGGCGTTCCCCGGGGTGGGGTGGATCGAGGCGCTCGTCGACCTCTGCTCGACCGTCTTCTTCCCCGTCGACGGGGCCTCGATCGGCTTCGCGGTCTTCCTGCTCCTCCTGGGGGCGGCGCTGGCCCGGCGCAAGCACGTGGCCTGGGTCCTCGCGCTGGTCATCTTCGGCTTCTTCCTGCTCACCGACCTGGCCGTGGTCACCGGCCTGGTCGCCTCCCTCTTCGCGGTCCAGACCGACTTCGGCTCGCTGCCCGTCTACGCCCGCTTCGCCCTGAACCTCGCCGCGCTGGGCGCGCTGACCGCCGCGATGGTCCACTACCGCGGCGAGTTCAGCGCCCGCCGCGCCCCCGGCAGCGTGCGCAAGGCGCTCCTGGTCCTGCTCGGCGGGCTG from Microlunatus sagamiharensis includes the following:
- a CDS encoding dihydroorotase, which gives rise to MTQDEGQGRDVLVLGADLAGGGPGDLLVRDGRFADPGDAHGDALRVDAQGLVALPGLVDLHTHLREPGREDAETVESGTRAAARGGYTAVLAMANTNPVTDTADAAEHLAALAARVGSAEVVPVGAVSKGLAGEELAELGLMARSTARTRVFSDDGHCVSDARLMRRALEYVRAFDGVVAQHAQDPGLAGRDACCDEGETSGRLGLPGWPAVAEAGIVARDVQLAELTGSRLHVCHVSTAETVDVLRWAKGRGVPVTAEVTPHHLLLTVDELLGYDPTYKVNPPLRSTEDVAALRGALTDGTIDAVGTDHAPHARHDKEHAFVDAAFGMLGLETALAVVVETMVRPGSLGWADVATRMSSVPAHIARLTGQGRPLAVGEPANLVLVDPGRRAVVDRDGSLSLSRNNPWHGRDLPDPVVATWWRGRRTFARS
- a CDS encoding aspartate carbamoyltransferase catalytic subunit; translated protein: MRHLLSAADLEAAEVAEILDLAEQMALVQSRPVKKLPALRGRTVVNLFFEDSTRTRSSFELAGKWLSADVINISAKGSSASKGESLRDTVLTVASMGIDAMVVRHMASGAPLQVARWFAAQGLGVHVVNAGDGTHEHPTQALLDAFTLRRHFRAQDPGRSDALAGRRVAVVGDITHSRVARSNVLLLTTLGAEVVLVAPPTLLPSGVGTWPVEVSHDLDAVLPDVDAVMMLRVQRERMSGGYFPTPREYTVGYGLTRTRLGLLRPGTPICHPGPMNRGLEISADAADSAGSLVLDQVAAGVAVRMSVLYQLLGGQDDAGDTTGAVR
- the pyrR gene encoding bifunctional pyr operon transcriptional regulator/uracil phosphoribosyltransferase PyrR, with the translated sequence MTEPDDPRATSRTVLDVEQITRACARMAHEVLEANRGAAGLVLLGIQTRGVPLARRLGRAIAEAEPGLERPVPVGSLDVTMYRDDLRRQPTRAVGRTEVPVPVDGAVVVLVDDVLFSGRTVRAALDALGDLGRPRAVRLAVLVDRGHRELPIRADHVGKNLPTRSGERVSVRLEEVDGTSEVTISAPAGLPEAGPEDAYAEPGSPDTTGSTEGDED
- a CDS encoding DUF5130 family protein yields the protein MPVPAGDELTPDADRRLRRAVEIAEDASGLRFSLYVGPAEEDARAFALQVHGSLEDPSETVLVLCDPDLRVLEVVTGPGAKRALSDRDCALAAASMRSSFVAGDIVGGLSHGITQMGEAARRPQTLHARTDDD
- a CDS encoding DNA-3-methyladenine glycosylase family protein, which codes for MAPSAGTDRSQPVAYRTLATTTPFDGATLFAFLRRFAVPGVEAHTEVDGVCTLARSMRLAHGPGLVRVRWDGSVLGFAFSGDPADEEDAERRTRRLVDADAAVAEIGARLGADEHLAPDVASSPGLRLPGATDVAEAAVQALVSQQISMAAAARCSAKLTEAYGERLEAPDASGVAWLFPTTNALAAADPETLPMPRARGRALVGLAAALASGSLVLDPERGWPELRRSLIALPGIGPWTADVVGLRALGERDVLLGTDLAVRRQLEARGITTTEAWSPFRSYATVHLWRPYV